The genome window TCCTGCCAATCTGAGAACCAAGGGCGTCTCTCTTCCGAAGCTAAATTTGGGAGGGCTGAGCCTGAGACAAGATGACACAGCCACCAGCATCACTCAACCTCCTCGGCCAACGACAGCTTCCGAGGACGAGCACTTGGTCTCCAAGATTCACGCGATTCTCGACGCCGTCGCCGATAGAGCGGAGATTCATGCCATCATCGGAGCTCAAAGGAACGACTGGAACCACCTCTTCACCAACTCCATCAACGCCATCTCTCTCACTGCCTCGCTGATGGCCGGCATCTCGTCCATCCCGGTGGGCGAAGCGGCACCGCACTTGCTGGCCTTCAAGCTGTCGTCCGTGATCTTGTTCACCGCGGCGACGGGGATGATGCTGATCACAAGCAAGATCCAGCCTTCTCAGCTGGCAGAAGAGCAAAGAAACGCGACCCGCTTGTGGAAGCAGCTCGGGAGATCGATCGAGACGACTCTCGCCCTCCGAGCCCCGATCCAGCGAGACGTCCACGAGGTCATGGAGAAGGTGCTCGCACTCGACAAGGCTTACCCGCTTCCCCTACTCCCGGGGATGCTCGAGAAGTTCCCCGAGATCGTGGAGCCTACTCGTTGGTGGCCTAAAAGTCAACCAAAGCAATCACCGCAGGCAGGAAGCAATGGTTGGAGCCACGAACTGGAAGAGGAGATGAGAGGGATCCTTAGAGTACTGAAAGCTAAAGATGAGCAGCAGTACATTACACTGGGGAAGTTGGTGCTCAACATGAACAAGACCTTAGCCATCTCAGGACCTCTTCTCGCCGGCCTGGCTGCAATAGGCTCCGGTTTGATAGGCGCACCGGCTCTCGGTCCGATGCCGGCATTTCTCGGTGTCATCGGAGGCGTGCTTGCCACCGCAGTGCACACCTTGGAGCACGGTGGACAGGTCGGGATGGTGTTCGAGCTGTTCCGCAACTGCGCTGGGTACTACCGGCGGTTGCAAGAGGAGATCGAATCCAACTTGGGGGAGACGGATGTGCAGAAGAGGGAGAACGGAGAGTTAATTGAGATGAAGGCGGCTTTGCAGCTTGGAAGAAGCCTTTCTGATCTCAAAGGCCTCGCGACGTATGCTTCCCATTCGTGTGAAGATGAAGACATGAAGGAGTTCGCCGGGAAGCTCTTTTGATGGCACTGACCGACTGTTCATATCTTATAGAATCGGTAGAGTGTATAAACCTACTAACTATTCTTTTGTGGATTACATCAACGACAAAAAgagattatttttttcatttatatcaCACTTTTTTGGTACCTCGCAGTGCAACTTACAGGAATGAACAGATGTTGACTCTGCCTAATATCTCTGTCCAAGGTGAACCATTCAACGATTCTGAAGTCAAAGTCAGTGCCATTGACACATTCGTCTTCCACGTTACTGATTCAAACAGCTTCGACTTCCTCAAACGATCTACGTATACATTAGAAGCCAATATTGGAGATCAT of Musa acuminata AAA Group cultivar baxijiao chromosome BXJ1-7, Cavendish_Baxijiao_AAA, whole genome shotgun sequence contains these proteins:
- the LOC135680120 gene encoding probable F-box protein At4g22030, producing MATLQAQNLFFSSSSSSPSGHRKLRASLHVPANLRTKGVSLPKLNLGGLSLRQDDTATSITQPPRPTTASEDEHLVSKIHAILDAVADRAEIHAIIGAQRNDWNHLFTNSINAISLTASLMAGISSIPVGEAAPHLLAFKLSSVILFTAATGMMLITSKIQPSQLAEEQRNATRLWKQLGRSIETTLALRAPIQRDVHEVMEKVLALDKAYPLPLLPGMLEKFPEIVEPTRWWPKSQPKQSPQAGSNGWSHELEEEMRGILRVLKAKDEQQYITLGKLVLNMNKTLAISGPLLAGLAAIGSGLIGAPALGPMPAFLGVIGGVLATAVHTLEHGGQVGMVFELFRNCAGYYRRLQEEIESNLGETDVQKRENGELIEMKAALQLGRSLSDLKGLATYASHSCEDEDMKEFAGKLF